A part of Anabas testudineus chromosome 9, fAnaTes1.2, whole genome shotgun sequence genomic DNA contains:
- the lrrtm4l2 gene encoding leucine-rich repeat transmembrane neuronal protein 4, with protein MGSAMLDWRLSCLLLQAAVLLLLSKGERMCPASCRCDGKIVYCESGIFQDIPENITSGCQGLSLRYNNLLVLLPYQFAHLNQLIWLYLDHNSINAIDALAFHGVRRLKELILSSNKISHLHNNTFSAIPNLRNLDLSYNQLQSLQPGHFYGLRKLQNLHLRSNGLKQITIRTFLECRSLEFLDMGYNRLRSLTRTTFLGLYKLKELHLEHNQFSRINFFIFPRLTNLQALYLQWNRIRSINQGVPWTWHKLQKLDLSGNDIQMLDPAIFQCMPNLQILNLESNKLSSVPVEAVAAWTSLTTISLAGNSWDCSPSICPLMGWLKTFRDSKDISMICSSPKSVQGEKVVDVVRNHSTCVDMPSVFTTTPAIILTSTQVVNITTRPSTFGVTDLARTGSPAQRLTPSTVRPSWTDRTTTESTTSSSTSPLSPGPSTSFIPELQFEHMAFHKIIAGSVALFLSVSLILLVIYVSWRRYPNTMRQLQQHSVNHKRRKKGRKQEQDLNTQLQEYYLSYHSNSDTMDSLVNETRPCTCTISGSIECEV; from the exons ATGG GTTCAGCGATGTTGGACTGGAGATTATCATGTCTTCTTCTGCAGGCGGCTGTCTTGCTGCTGCTCAGCAAGGGGGAGAGGATGTGCCCTGCCAGTTGTCGCTGTGATGGAAAGATTGTTTATTGCGAGTCTGGCATCTTCCAAGACATCCCGGAAAACATCACCTCGGGATGCCAGGGTCTGTCTCTGCGTTATAACAACCTGCTGGTCCTGTTGCCGTACCAGTTTGCTCATCTCAATCAGCTTATCTGGCTGTACCTGGACCACAACTCCATCAACGCTATAGATGCTTTAGCTTTCCATGGTGTGCGCAGGCTCAAAGAACTGATTCTAAGCTCCAACAAAATAAGTCACCTGCACAATAACACTTTTAGTGCCATACCAAACCTGCGAAATCTGGACTTATCTTATAATCAGCTGCAGTCTCTGCAGCCAGGTCATTTCTACGGCCTGCGCAAGCTACAGAATCTCCACCTCCGATCGAATGGACTGAAACAGATTACCATTCGCACATTTCTGGAATGTCGCAGCCTGGAGTTTCTGGACATGGGTTATAATCGCTTGCGGAGTCTCACCCGTACAACATTCCTAGGCCTGTATAAGTTGAAAGAGCTTCATTTAGAGCACAATCAATTTTCCAGGattaattttttcattttcccaCGCCTTACCAACCTCCAGGCTCTTTATTTGCAATGGAACCGCATACGATCCATCAATCAAGGTGTGCCTTGGACCTGGCACAAACTACAGAAATTAGACCTGTCGGGGAATGACATCCAAATGTTGGACCCAGCTATTTTCCAGTGTATGCCAAACTTGCAAATACTCAACCTTGAATCGAACAAGCTGAGCAGTGTGCCTGTGGAAGCCGTGGCAGCGTGGACCTCCCTGACCACCATCAGCCTGGCCGGTAACTCCTGGGACTGCAGCCCCAGCATCTGCCCTCTTATGGGATGGCTCAAAACGTTCAGAGACTCCAAAGACATTAGCATGATATGCAGTAGTCCCAAGTCCGTGCAGGGTGAAAAAGTGGTGGATGTAGTGAGAAACCACTCGACATGTGTGGACATGCCCAGTGTGTTCACAACCACGCCTGCCATCATCCTGACTTCAACCCAGGTTGTGAACATCACAACTCGCCCTTCTACGTTTGGTGTAACAGACCTGGCTCGTACTGGGTCACCTGCACAGAGATTAACCCCTTCAACTGTTCGTCCCAGCTGGACAGACAGAACGACTACAGAGAGCACAACCTCAAGCTCCACATCCCCGCTCTCCCCTGGACCTTCAACATCATTTATCCCAGAACTACAGTTTGAACATATGGCTTTCCACAAAATCATTGCAGGCAGCGTAGCACTGTTCCTGTCAGTGTCATTGATCCTTCTGGTTATTTATGTCTCATGGAGGCGCTACCCCAACACGAtgaggcagctgcagcagcactcaGTCAACCATAAGCGCAGGAAAAAGGGCCGCAAGCAAGAGCAGGACCTTAACACTCAGTTGCAAGAGTACTATCTGAGCTATCATTCAAACTCAGACACGATGGACTCTTTGGTGAATGAGACAAGGCCGTGCACGTGCACCATATCAGGATCCATAGAGTGTGAGGTCTGA